A single Agromyces sp. CF514 DNA region contains:
- a CDS encoding FadR/GntR family transcriptional regulator: MSDTYAAPGQLAEYPTIASRTRAPRLGVTVVSALVDAIVRGDLEPGSSLPPEAVLCEQFGVSRTVIRESAKRLEEKGLVTVAQGRGTRVLPPASWNMVDATVLAALVANDATLGVLDELSAVRAALEAVIARDAAARRTPAELERLREALVLMRETVGDEPRFSQADVDFHQRVGEITSNRLADSIVRTLFAEARESARFHLHSELDVTLREHERVFAAIEAGDPDEAEAAMRAHILDAWERRRPPSPKR, from the coding sequence ATGTCCGATACGTACGCTGCGCCGGGGCAGCTCGCCGAGTACCCCACGATCGCCTCGCGCACGCGCGCGCCGCGCCTCGGGGTGACGGTCGTGAGCGCCCTCGTCGACGCGATCGTGCGAGGCGACCTCGAGCCCGGCAGCTCGCTGCCGCCCGAGGCCGTGCTCTGCGAGCAGTTCGGCGTCAGCCGCACCGTCATCCGCGAGTCCGCCAAGCGCCTCGAGGAGAAGGGCCTCGTAACCGTGGCCCAGGGCCGAGGCACCCGCGTGCTGCCACCGGCCTCCTGGAACATGGTCGACGCGACCGTGCTCGCCGCACTCGTCGCCAACGACGCCACGCTCGGCGTGCTCGACGAGCTGAGCGCCGTACGCGCCGCACTCGAGGCCGTCATCGCGCGCGACGCCGCCGCACGGCGCACTCCCGCCGAGCTGGAGCGCCTGCGCGAGGCCCTCGTGCTCATGCGCGAGACCGTCGGCGACGAACCGCGCTTCAGCCAGGCCGATGTCGACTTCCACCAGCGCGTCGGCGAGATCACCTCGAACCGGCTCGCCGACAGCATCGTGCGCACGCTCTTCGCCGAGGCCCGCGAGAGCGCCCGCTTCCACCTGCACAGCGAGCTCGACGTGACGCTGCGCGAGCACGAGCGCGTCTTCGCGGCGATCGAGGCCGGCGACCCCGACGAGGCCGAGGCGGCCATGCGCGCGCACATCCTCGACGCATGGGAGCGGCGGCGCCCGCCGAGCCCCAAGCGCTGA
- a CDS encoding ABC transporter substrate-binding protein — MSQHSSSHRRAARLVAVAAAATAGLLALSGCSSDASGGGDTSLGFTQAEQVADSPITVWVDASREPAVTAFQDANPDIEVNLETYDGNAGGSGSFQSKISLMDQAGEGWPDVVFSTQQNDAIWASKQTTGGEQGFAAPLNKGFIDQDFLDGFAAGSLDYTTIDGTVYGLRNDLAQTVFYYDQTLLDQFGYDVPTTWEEYGELGDKLAAEHPGYILGSMGDSFMTYVYYGGSESPVFQSPEANVFHSDTADANSEGISKILDGMLANGTLVQDSFFSADFASKYAGKLVGVPGPVWYTGAIFQGALAVPAGQIGVSAPLKWDGGDVAAGNVGGGVWYASSHSKNLDAVKTFLEFVTSADEFQVDASSGYPAYTSAAEKWLDKQAEAGYFVNDDFKTVMSDAAGQVWSGWNVTSWSPETAWAKIVIPGIADGKTIESLLPAWQQELENEATVNGYSVE; from the coding sequence ATGTCACAGCACTCGTCCTCCCACCGCCGGGCCGCACGGCTCGTCGCGGTGGCCGCCGCAGCCACCGCGGGGCTCCTCGCGCTCAGCGGTTGCTCGTCAGACGCCTCGGGCGGCGGTGACACCTCGCTCGGCTTCACCCAGGCCGAGCAGGTCGCCGACAGCCCGATCACCGTGTGGGTCGACGCCTCGCGCGAGCCCGCCGTCACCGCCTTCCAGGATGCGAATCCCGACATCGAGGTCAACCTCGAGACCTACGACGGCAACGCCGGAGGCAGCGGATCGTTCCAGAGCAAGATCTCGCTCATGGACCAGGCCGGCGAGGGCTGGCCCGATGTCGTGTTCTCGACCCAGCAGAACGACGCGATCTGGGCGTCGAAGCAGACCACCGGCGGCGAGCAGGGCTTCGCCGCGCCGCTCAACAAGGGCTTCATCGACCAGGACTTCCTCGACGGCTTCGCGGCGGGGTCGCTCGACTACACGACCATCGACGGCACCGTCTACGGTCTGCGCAACGACCTCGCGCAGACCGTCTTCTACTACGACCAGACGCTGCTCGACCAGTTCGGCTACGACGTGCCCACCACGTGGGAGGAGTACGGCGAACTCGGCGACAAGCTCGCCGCCGAGCACCCGGGGTACATCCTCGGCAGCATGGGCGACAGCTTCATGACCTACGTCTACTACGGCGGCTCCGAGTCGCCCGTGTTCCAGTCGCCCGAGGCGAACGTCTTCCACTCCGACACGGCCGACGCGAACTCCGAGGGCATCTCGAAGATCCTCGACGGCATGCTCGCCAACGGCACGCTCGTGCAGGACAGCTTCTTCAGCGCCGACTTCGCCTCGAAGTACGCGGGCAAGCTCGTGGGCGTGCCCGGACCGGTCTGGTACACGGGTGCGATCTTCCAGGGTGCGCTCGCCGTGCCCGCCGGGCAGATCGGCGTCAGCGCCCCGCTCAAGTGGGACGGCGGCGACGTCGCGGCCGGCAACGTGGGCGGCGGCGTCTGGTACGCCTCGAGCCACTCGAAGAACCTCGATGCGGTCAAGACGTTCCTCGAGTTCGTCACGAGCGCCGACGAGTTCCAGGTCGACGCCTCGTCGGGCTACCCGGCGTACACGTCGGCCGCCGAGAAGTGGCTCGACAAGCAGGCCGAGGCCGGCTACTTCGTGAACGACGACTTCAAGACCGTGATGTCGGATGCCGCGGGCCAGGTCTGGTCGGGCTGGAACGTCACCTCGTGGAGCCCCGAGACCGCCTGGGCGAAGATCGTGATCCCCGGCATCGCCGACGGGAAGACCATCGAGTCGCTGCTGCCCGCATGGCAGCAGGAGCTCGAGAACGAGGCCACCGTCAACGGATACTCGGTCGAGTAA
- a CDS encoding carbohydrate ABC transporter permease, whose protein sequence is MTVTAPPVPVDAVPSGRRRPEGRRASRVNAGQSRYGYVFVSGYTLLLLAFGLLPTLYALYLSFTRNGVFVGFDNFVRVFGDYRFLPAVMHVALYVLFWLVSLIVLVVVLAIIVHGIRVRWLGNTARFLFYIPGAIAGASSVLLWLFVLDPSVSPVSALLHAMGYESLINVVAVGNLPVVFTVIAFWAGAGSWIVIMFGALNNVPVEVMEAARIDGAGPVQTAWYIQLPMLTKWISYMGVMSLAAGTQLFVEPKILAQATKNIVPEDYSLNQLAYLYAFRQNDFSGSAAISVMLLVVALGLSAIFIFRGKLFERD, encoded by the coding sequence GTGACCGTCACCGCACCTCCGGTTCCGGTCGACGCCGTCCCCTCGGGGCGGCGCCGGCCGGAGGGCCGGCGCGCGTCTCGCGTGAATGCGGGGCAGTCGCGCTACGGCTACGTCTTCGTCAGCGGGTACACCCTGCTGCTGCTGGCCTTCGGCCTGCTGCCCACGCTCTACGCCCTGTACCTCTCGTTCACGCGCAACGGCGTCTTCGTCGGCTTCGACAACTTCGTGCGCGTCTTCGGCGACTACCGGTTCCTGCCGGCGGTCATGCACGTCGCGCTGTACGTGCTCTTCTGGCTCGTGAGCCTCATCGTGCTCGTCGTCGTGCTCGCGATCATCGTGCACGGCATCCGGGTGCGCTGGCTCGGCAACACCGCCCGGTTCCTCTTCTACATCCCGGGCGCCATCGCCGGCGCCTCGAGCGTGCTGCTCTGGCTCTTCGTGCTCGACCCGTCGGTCAGCCCGGTCTCCGCCCTGCTGCACGCGATGGGCTACGAGTCGCTCATCAACGTGGTCGCCGTCGGCAACCTGCCCGTGGTCTTCACCGTCATCGCCTTCTGGGCCGGAGCGGGCTCGTGGATCGTCATCATGTTCGGCGCGCTCAACAACGTGCCGGTCGAGGTCATGGAGGCCGCCCGCATCGACGGAGCCGGCCCCGTGCAGACGGCGTGGTACATCCAGCTGCCGATGCTCACCAAGTGGATCAGCTACATGGGCGTCATGTCGCTTGCGGCGGGCACCCAGCTCTTCGTCGAGCCGAAGATCCTCGCGCAGGCGACGAAGAACATCGTGCCCGAGGACTACTCCCTCAACCAGCTCGCCTACCTCTACGCCTTCCGGCAGAACGACTTCTCGGGATCGGCCGCCATCTCGGTGATGCTGCTCGTGGTCGCGCTGGGGCTCTCGGCGATCTTCATCTTCCGAGGAAAGCTGTTCGAACGTGACTGA
- a CDS encoding carbohydrate ABC transporter permease: MTDLTTRTIVTNGAPQRRERHALTPGQWIGRAVVVLVLLVFAAFFILPIIWLVLAPTKTNSQLLQEGPFSFGSLDQLAANWNELFAFGSGVFTTWMGNSAFYSFTALVITLIVSIPAGYALALIEFKGRRLLLVTTLIVMLIPNTALVLPIFLELSAAKLIGSPLAVILPFSFFPFGVYLTYIYFSTAVSRDLLNAARIDGAGEVRVFAQVAMPLATPVIALVGFFSFVANWNNYFLPFLVVGGTKIPVQVGLANLLANVPAFNPTTASSIVIQLPTLALATLISVAPILLIFLFAQRFLVEGMTAGGTKE, encoded by the coding sequence GTGACTGACCTGACCACCCGCACCATCGTGACCAACGGCGCCCCGCAGCGCCGGGAGCGCCACGCGCTCACCCCGGGGCAGTGGATCGGCCGCGCCGTCGTCGTGCTCGTGCTGCTCGTGTTCGCGGCCTTCTTCATCCTGCCGATCATCTGGCTGGTGCTCGCACCGACGAAGACGAACTCGCAGCTGCTGCAGGAGGGCCCGTTCAGCTTCGGGTCCCTCGACCAGCTCGCGGCCAACTGGAACGAGCTGTTCGCGTTCGGCAGCGGCGTCTTCACGACCTGGATGGGCAACTCGGCGTTCTACTCGTTCACCGCGCTCGTGATCACCCTGATCGTGAGCATCCCGGCCGGGTACGCGCTCGCGCTCATCGAGTTCAAGGGTCGTCGCCTGCTGCTGGTCACCACGCTCATCGTGATGCTCATCCCGAACACCGCCCTCGTGCTGCCGATCTTCCTCGAGCTGAGCGCCGCGAAGCTCATCGGCAGCCCGCTCGCGGTGATCCTGCCGTTCTCGTTCTTCCCGTTCGGCGTGTACCTGACCTACATCTACTTCTCGACCGCCGTCTCGCGCGACCTGCTGAACGCGGCCCGCATCGACGGCGCGGGCGAGGTGCGGGTGTTCGCACAGGTCGCCATGCCGCTCGCGACGCCCGTGATCGCCCTCGTCGGCTTCTTCAGCTTCGTGGCGAACTGGAACAACTACTTCCTGCCGTTCCTCGTGGTCGGCGGAACGAAGATCCCCGTGCAGGTGGGCCTCGCGAACCTGCTCGCGAACGTGCCGGCCTTCAATCCGACCACGGCCTCGAGCATCGTGATCCAGCTGCCGACGCTCGCCCTCGCGACGCTCATCTCGGTGGCGCCGATCCTGCTCATCTTCCTGTTCGCGCAGCGTTTCCTCGTCGAGGGAATGACGGCCGGCGGAACCAAGGAATGA
- a CDS encoding mandelate racemase/muconate lactonizing enzyme family protein gives MKITGYRTVTAQHHWRRSIGDVNGHITEAVTEVPIVILETDAGLEGVGIGSHADLQRLFPALDGEDPRSTSALFDRMLAQVFKSGHAGATYGGLATLDAALWDLKAKAAGEPLWRLLGGRDRFVPGYASGLDIALDDDELTTFYAEFAERGFVAGKLKGGLDLDADLRRLGILSDALRVNTSRPGLMLDANESWQLKQAVRYVSAIEEQVDLLWVEEPLRRWDATGHARLSSGIKAAVATGENLTGVDQFRPLFDAGAPDIVQAGAIWGVSHLHRLSFAAAARDLPVSPVGYNANPAVAHVMTAVPNHLTTEVQALDFADGVLVDHEFADGGIVLSDAPGAGISIDEALIDARRDGGGWADPAGPHMRPTRAGLRVVLDGVER, from the coding sequence ATGAAGATCACCGGATACCGCACCGTCACCGCACAGCACCACTGGCGCCGCTCGATCGGCGACGTGAACGGGCACATCACCGAGGCCGTCACCGAGGTGCCCATCGTCATCCTCGAGACCGACGCAGGGCTCGAGGGCGTGGGCATCGGCTCGCACGCCGATCTCCAGCGGCTGTTCCCCGCGCTCGACGGCGAAGACCCGAGGAGCACCTCCGCGCTCTTCGACCGCATGCTCGCCCAGGTGTTCAAGAGCGGGCACGCCGGTGCGACGTACGGCGGCCTCGCGACGCTCGACGCCGCGCTCTGGGACCTCAAGGCGAAGGCCGCGGGCGAACCGCTCTGGCGTCTGCTCGGCGGGCGCGACCGGTTCGTGCCCGGGTACGCGTCGGGGCTCGACATCGCGCTCGACGACGACGAGCTCACGACGTTCTACGCCGAGTTCGCCGAGCGGGGCTTCGTCGCGGGCAAGCTCAAGGGCGGGCTCGACCTCGACGCCGACCTGCGCCGCCTCGGCATCCTCTCCGATGCGCTGCGCGTGAACACCAGCAGGCCGGGCCTCATGCTCGACGCGAACGAGTCGTGGCAGCTCAAGCAGGCCGTGCGCTACGTGTCGGCCATCGAGGAGCAGGTCGACCTGCTCTGGGTCGAGGAACCGCTGCGCCGATGGGATGCCACCGGGCACGCCCGGCTCAGCAGCGGCATCAAGGCGGCCGTCGCCACGGGCGAGAACCTCACGGGCGTCGACCAGTTCCGGCCCCTGTTCGACGCGGGCGCGCCCGACATCGTGCAGGCCGGCGCGATCTGGGGCGTCTCGCACCTGCACCGTCTCTCGTTCGCGGCCGCGGCCCGCGACCTTCCGGTCAGCCCGGTCGGCTACAACGCCAACCCCGCGGTCGCGCACGTCATGACGGCGGTGCCGAACCATCTCACGACCGAGGTGCAGGCGCTCGACTTCGCCGACGGCGTGCTCGTCGACCACGAGTTCGCCGACGGCGGCATCGTGCTGAGCGACGCGCCCGGCGCAGGCATCTCGATCGACGAGGCCCTGATCGACGCCCGGCGCGACGGCGGAGGCTGGGCCGACCCGGCCGGCCCCCACATGCGTCCGACGCGCGCGGGCCTGCGAGTCGTGCTCGATGGCGTCGAGCGCTGA
- a CDS encoding MBL fold metallo-hydrolase — translation MELRPGLHRIQAPLGDRFVALYLLVGDDAALLVDTGVRESITDTLLPYLDAAGIPRERIRWAVNTHCDYDHTGGNGALKAAIPSVQLVAHGLDADLVEDVQRLIDERYGEFRETDGFDDPPETTAYLRSVSDLVPIDLRVEGGEEFDLGGRTVRVLHVPGHSPGHVAVHDEANRALLIGDATLGESVLFADGSPAFPPTYRDTDPYVESLRAFRALDADLLLTAHYPVYEGEGVARFLVESEAYTERIDELMSELLAARTEPATTLELVREAGSALGPWGADALDYSVFPVTGNLERLERRGLVTSAVEADGRRTWRWAR, via the coding sequence ATGGAACTCCGACCCGGACTGCATCGCATCCAGGCCCCGCTCGGCGACCGCTTCGTCGCCCTGTACCTGCTCGTCGGCGACGACGCGGCGCTGCTCGTCGACACGGGCGTGCGCGAGAGCATCACCGACACGCTGCTGCCCTACCTCGATGCCGCAGGCATCCCTCGCGAGCGGATTCGCTGGGCGGTGAACACGCACTGCGACTACGACCACACGGGCGGCAACGGTGCGCTCAAGGCGGCGATCCCGAGCGTGCAGCTCGTCGCGCACGGGCTCGACGCCGACCTCGTCGAAGACGTGCAGCGCCTCATCGACGAGCGGTACGGCGAGTTCCGCGAGACCGACGGATTCGACGACCCGCCGGAGACCACCGCCTACCTGCGGAGCGTCTCCGACCTGGTGCCGATCGACCTGCGGGTCGAGGGCGGCGAGGAGTTCGACCTCGGCGGCCGCACCGTGCGCGTGCTGCACGTGCCAGGGCACAGCCCGGGACATGTCGCCGTCCACGACGAGGCGAACCGCGCCCTGCTCATCGGCGACGCGACGCTCGGCGAGAGCGTGCTGTTCGCCGACGGCAGCCCGGCGTTCCCGCCGACGTACCGCGACACCGACCCCTACGTCGAGAGCCTGCGCGCGTTCCGCGCGCTCGACGCCGACCTGCTGCTCACCGCGCACTACCCCGTGTACGAGGGCGAGGGCGTCGCCCGGTTCCTCGTCGAGAGCGAGGCCTACACCGAGCGCATCGACGAGCTCATGTCCGAGTTGCTGGCGGCCCGCACCGAGCCGGCCACCACGCTCGAACTCGTGCGCGAGGCTGGCTCCGCCCTCGGGCCGTGGGGCGCCGACGCGCTCGACTACTCGGTCTTCCCCGTCACGGGCAACCTCGAGCGGCTCGAACGACGCGGGCTCGTGACATCCGCCGTCGAAGCCGACGGACGCCGCACCTGGCGGTGGGCCCGATGA
- a CDS encoding Gfo/Idh/MocA family protein: MTARVRLGAVGAGWWATSNHFPIFAARDDVELVGVCGIGPELETVREQFGFGMATTDYDELLAQDLDAMVVATPHDLHHPQAVAAIERGLHVLVEKPVTLDAAQGWDLAAKVHEHGVHFLAPYGWNYKPFTVAAKRLVEAGHLGEIQHVLCHMASPTRGLFAGDTNHIRALWDSETSGPEPSTWQSPARGGGYAHGQVTHSSALLFWLSGLRAASVMAKVSNGGAAVDLFNAAVVTFDGGALGALSGAATVPDGDPYQVDIRIFGTEGVLMLDTERERAWLHRYDGTRFDLEVEPGDGAYECVVPPNRFIDLITGASTENNSDVEVAARSVELIDAMLRSAAAGGAEVNVHDEEQAA; the protein is encoded by the coding sequence ATGACCGCGAGGGTGCGGCTCGGTGCCGTCGGCGCCGGCTGGTGGGCGACGAGCAACCACTTCCCGATCTTCGCGGCCCGCGACGACGTCGAGCTCGTCGGCGTCTGCGGCATCGGCCCCGAGCTCGAGACCGTGCGCGAGCAGTTCGGCTTCGGCATGGCCACGACCGACTACGACGAGCTGCTCGCGCAGGACCTCGACGCGATGGTCGTCGCGACGCCGCACGACCTGCACCACCCGCAGGCCGTCGCGGCGATCGAACGCGGCCTGCACGTGCTCGTCGAGAAGCCCGTCACGCTCGATGCCGCGCAGGGGTGGGACCTGGCCGCGAAGGTCCACGAGCACGGCGTGCACTTCCTCGCGCCCTACGGCTGGAACTACAAGCCGTTCACGGTCGCCGCCAAGCGCCTCGTCGAGGCCGGGCACCTCGGCGAGATCCAGCACGTGCTCTGCCACATGGCCTCGCCCACCCGCGGCCTCTTCGCGGGCGACACGAACCACATCCGCGCGCTCTGGGACTCCGAGACCAGCGGTCCGGAGCCGAGCACCTGGCAGTCGCCGGCCCGCGGCGGCGGGTACGCCCACGGACAGGTCACGCACTCGAGCGCCCTGCTGTTCTGGCTGAGCGGCCTCCGCGCGGCATCCGTCATGGCGAAGGTGTCGAACGGGGGCGCCGCGGTCGACCTGTTCAACGCGGCGGTGGTCACGTTCGACGGCGGCGCGCTCGGCGCGCTCTCGGGTGCGGCGACCGTGCCCGACGGCGACCCGTACCAGGTCGACATCCGCATCTTCGGCACCGAGGGCGTGCTCATGCTCGACACCGAGCGCGAACGCGCCTGGCTGCACCGCTACGACGGCACCCGCTTCGACCTCGAGGTCGAGCCGGGCGACGGCGCCTACGAGTGCGTCGTGCCGCCCAACCGGTTCATCGACCTCATCACCGGGGCGAGTACCGAGAACAACTCCGACGTCGAGGTGGCGGCCCGCTCGGTGGAACTGATCGACGCCATGCTTCGCAGCGCCGCTGCGGGAGGAGCAGAAGTGAACGTGCATGACGAGGAGCAGGCAGCATGA
- a CDS encoding CaiB/BaiF CoA-transferase family protein, with amino-acid sequence MTDRRGVLDGYRVIDCSIAMAGPFAAQRLGDLGADVIKVEPTTGEWQRHAAAGGAAGNEINVSFLSLNRNKRSVALDLKADDGKAALRELVAGADVFLQNYRPGVAARLGVDYESLRAINPSIVYVSISGYGEDGPYRDRPGQDLLLQAMSGAMYSAGRDGDEPSPAGQYLADAITASTAFEGVLAALLHRERTGEGQLVTVNMLDALTTLQMQELSVFTVGRKAQQRSAEPHAHVYIRAPYGVFETSDGYVALAFADLHELGRLIEEPAFEGWSSEVEGWTRRDEIHSRTAAKLRTGTAAHWIAKLGAAGMWIGPVNDYATLVDDPQIVHNGTFIEYEHPTEGTVKTPGFPYRFSATPPQLYRGAPRVGEHTREVLAQAGFDESAIEALLASGAARATDAAAAVAGV; translated from the coding sequence ATGACCGACCGACGGGGCGTGCTCGACGGCTACCGGGTGATCGACTGCTCGATCGCGATGGCCGGGCCCTTCGCGGCCCAGCGCCTCGGCGACCTCGGCGCCGACGTCATCAAGGTCGAGCCGACGACGGGGGAGTGGCAGCGCCACGCCGCCGCGGGCGGAGCCGCAGGCAACGAGATCAACGTGTCGTTCCTCTCGTTGAACCGCAACAAGCGCTCGGTCGCGCTCGACCTCAAGGCCGACGACGGCAAGGCCGCGCTCCGCGAGCTCGTCGCGGGGGCCGACGTGTTCCTGCAGAACTACCGGCCCGGTGTGGCCGCGCGGCTCGGGGTCGACTACGAATCACTCCGAGCGATCAACCCGTCGATCGTCTACGTGTCGATCTCGGGCTACGGCGAGGACGGCCCCTACCGTGACCGCCCCGGCCAGGACCTGCTGCTGCAGGCGATGTCGGGCGCGATGTACTCGGCTGGGCGCGACGGCGACGAGCCGTCGCCCGCCGGCCAGTACCTCGCCGACGCCATCACCGCATCGACGGCCTTCGAGGGCGTGCTCGCCGCACTGCTGCACCGCGAGCGCACGGGCGAGGGCCAGCTGGTGACGGTCAACATGCTCGACGCGCTCACGACCCTGCAGATGCAGGAGCTCTCGGTGTTCACGGTCGGCCGCAAGGCGCAGCAGCGCTCGGCCGAACCGCACGCCCACGTCTACATCCGCGCCCCGTACGGCGTCTTCGAGACGAGCGACGGCTACGTGGCGCTCGCCTTCGCCGACCTGCACGAGCTCGGCCGCCTCATCGAGGAGCCCGCGTTCGAGGGCTGGTCGAGCGAGGTCGAGGGGTGGACCCGCCGCGACGAGATCCACTCCCGCACCGCCGCGAAGCTGCGCACCGGCACGGCTGCGCACTGGATCGCGAAGCTCGGCGCGGCCGGCATGTGGATCGGCCCCGTCAACGACTACGCGACCCTCGTCGACGACCCGCAGATCGTGCACAACGGCACGTTCATCGAGTACGAGCATCCGACCGAGGGCACCGTGAAGACGCCCGGCTTCCCGTACCGCTTCTCGGCCACGCCGCCGCAGCTCTACCGCGGCGCGCCGCGCGTCGGCGAGCACACCCGCGAGGTGCTCGCCCAGGCCGGGTTCGACGAGTCCGCGATCGAGGCGCTGCTCGCGTCAGGCGCGGCACGGGCGACGGATGCCGCGGCGGCCGTCGCCGGCGTCTGA
- a CDS encoding enoyl-CoA hydratase/isomerase family protein, with protein sequence MTAPQHEHVRAEVDGAVVTITIARPEKLNSVTQEMSKALVAVIEWADAADEVRAIVLTGDGARAFCAGSDIRTLDAYATPWEFRNRTDYCDAIRAARKPVIAAVNGYAFGGGLETALSCDIRIASTTASFAAPEIKLGWIGGGGMSTFLAHSVGPSNAAVMLMTGDPIDAETALRWGLVSELVEPSRLVARAQELAAVIATRPPIAAETAKANLRAAFNMTQDESIRYERDLQTVTFATADADEGRAAFAAKRAATFHRR encoded by the coding sequence ATGACCGCACCGCAGCACGAGCACGTCAGGGCCGAGGTCGACGGCGCGGTCGTCACGATCACGATCGCGCGCCCCGAGAAGCTCAATTCCGTCACGCAGGAGATGTCCAAGGCGCTCGTCGCCGTCATCGAGTGGGCGGATGCCGCAGACGAGGTCCGCGCGATCGTGCTGACCGGCGACGGGGCGCGAGCCTTCTGCGCCGGCTCCGACATCCGCACGCTCGACGCGTACGCGACGCCGTGGGAGTTCCGCAACCGCACCGACTACTGCGACGCGATCCGCGCCGCCCGCAAGCCCGTGATCGCGGCCGTCAACGGCTACGCGTTCGGCGGCGGGCTCGAGACGGCGCTGAGCTGCGACATCCGCATCGCCTCGACGACCGCGAGCTTCGCCGCGCCCGAGATCAAGCTCGGCTGGATCGGCGGCGGAGGCATGAGCACGTTCCTCGCGCACTCGGTCGGTCCGTCGAACGCGGCCGTGATGCTCATGACGGGCGACCCGATCGACGCCGAGACGGCGCTGCGCTGGGGGCTCGTGAGCGAGCTCGTCGAGCCGTCGCGCCTCGTCGCGCGGGCGCAGGAGCTGGCCGCGGTCATCGCGACCCGCCCGCCGATCGCGGCCGAGACCGCGAAGGCCAACCTGCGCGCGGCGTTCAACATGACGCAGGACGAGTCCATCCGCTATGAACGAGACCTGCAGACCGTCACGTTCGCGACCGCCGACGCCGACGAGGGCCGCGCGGCCTTCGCCGCGAAGCGCGCAGCGACCTTCCACCGACGTTGA
- a CDS encoding fumarylacetoacetate hydrolase family protein: MTTWPVARDLLPVDAEAATLVGRAWLPAPSNGPADAAGPAVVALRGDDVLDVSVAFPTMRALTETTDPAAAIAALVSSPDGRAVRVGSLDELVANTAPETRDPASPWLLSPIDLHVVKAAGVTFPVSMLERVIEERARGDQDAAATIRRDILSAIGGSLDELKPGSEEAAALKALLLERGWWSQYLEVGIGPDAEVFTKAPVLATVGPNVDVGVHPASQWNNPEPEVVLVVSSEGRIVGASLGNDVNLRDVEGRSALLLGKAKDNNASASVGPFIRLLDDGYSLDDLRASVVSLTIDGADGYRLEGTSELARISRDPVDLVAQVVGEHHRYPDGFVLYLGTMFAPVDDRDVPGRGFTHHDHDLVRIAEPRLGALVNRVRSTADAEPWTFGIDALYRSLAARGLLG, from the coding sequence ATGACCACCTGGCCCGTCGCCCGCGACCTGCTGCCCGTCGACGCCGAAGCCGCGACCCTCGTCGGTCGCGCCTGGCTGCCCGCACCTTCGAACGGACCCGCGGATGCCGCGGGGCCGGCCGTCGTCGCCCTGCGCGGCGACGACGTGCTCGACGTGTCGGTCGCCTTCCCCACCATGCGCGCGCTCACCGAGACGACCGACCCGGCGGCTGCGATCGCCGCGCTGGTCTCGAGCCCAGATGGCCGCGCCGTGCGCGTCGGCAGCCTCGACGAACTCGTGGCGAACACCGCACCCGAGACCCGAGACCCGGCGAGCCCGTGGCTGCTCTCGCCCATCGACCTGCACGTGGTCAAGGCCGCTGGCGTGACGTTCCCGGTGTCGATGCTCGAGCGCGTCATCGAGGAGCGCGCCCGCGGAGACCAGGACGCCGCTGCGACGATCCGCCGCGACATCCTGAGCGCCATCGGGGGCAGCCTGGACGAGCTGAAGCCCGGATCCGAGGAGGCCGCCGCGCTCAAGGCGCTGCTCCTCGAGCGCGGCTGGTGGAGCCAGTACCTCGAGGTCGGCATCGGGCCCGACGCCGAGGTGTTCACGAAGGCGCCCGTGCTCGCGACCGTCGGTCCGAACGTCGACGTGGGCGTGCACCCGGCGTCGCAGTGGAACAACCCCGAGCCCGAGGTCGTGCTCGTCGTGAGCTCCGAGGGCCGCATCGTCGGCGCCAGCCTCGGCAACGACGTGAACCTGCGCGACGTCGAGGGCCGCAGCGCACTGCTGCTCGGCAAGGCGAAGGACAACAACGCCTCGGCCTCGGTCGGCCCGTTCATCCGACTGCTCGACGACGGGTACTCGCTCGACGACCTGCGCGCCTCGGTCGTCTCGCTCACGATCGACGGGGCCGACGGCTACCGTCTCGAGGGCACGAGCGAGCTCGCGCGCATCAGCCGCGATCCGGTCGACCTCGTGGCGCAGGTCGTGGGCGAGCACCACCGGTACCCCGACGGGTTCGTGCTCTACCTCGGCACGATGTTCGCGCCGGTGGACGATCGCGACGTGCCCGGCCGCGGGTTCACCCACCACGACCACGACCTCGTGCGCATCGCCGAGCCGCGTCTCGGTGCGCTCGTGAACCGCGTGCGCTCGACCGCGGACGCCGAGCCGTGGACCTTCGGCATCGACGCCCTCTACCGTTCCCTCGCCGCGCGCGGCCTGCTGGGCTGA